A single region of the Thunnus maccoyii chromosome 10, fThuMac1.1, whole genome shotgun sequence genome encodes:
- the LOC121904974 gene encoding complexin-3-like: MESVVRVKKSLRRPVRKLTACVTGVKERRLCAKRRNHRGRGGGGRGGCNRLKRTPPLQSAHTKDASVIRSYQADLEKERKLREAMNAQKNAERAAMRSHFRRKYRLSENSTDSNHLRSVGGKVSLPRELSKIIHPENKTKDDGFNLLQAFQGLNFNTAALTGRKHSKTPTPTLARGHSCKVM; encoded by the exons ATGGAGTCAGTTGTGAGAGTAAAAAAGTCGCTGAGGAGGCCTGTCAGGAAGCTGACCGCCTGTGTGACGGGGGTGAAGGAGAGGAGGTTGTGTGCCAAACGCAGGAACCATCGGGGCAGAGgtgggggaggaagaggaggatgcaACAGGTTGAAGAGGACCCCTCCTCTCCAATCTGCACACACCAAAGACGCATCAGTGATTCGCTCCTACCAGGCAGACTTGGAGAAGGAGAG AAAGCTGCGGGAAGCGATGAATGCTCAGAAGAATGCAGAGAGAGCAGCTATGAGATCTCACTTCAGGAGAAAATATCGTCTGTCTGAG AACTCCACGGACTCAAACCACCTGAGGTCTGTTGGAGGCAAAGTGTCGCTCCCCCGCGAGCTGTCAAAGATCATTCACCCTGAAAACAAGACCAAGGACGATGGCTTCAACCTGCTGCAAGCTTTTCAAGGCCTCAACTTCAACACAGCGGCGCTCACAGGAAGGAAACACAGCAAGACGCCCACTCCCACACTGGCTAGAGGGCACTCTTGTAAAGTCATGTGA